Part of the Luteitalea sp. genome, GCGCACCCCATCGATCAGATTGAGCACCTGGTATCCGGTCAGCCCGCGCAGGAAGGGCGACACCTGCCCGTAGGTGCTCTGCTGGGTCATGATTCCGGTGCCACCTTCGAGCGCGTTCCCGATGGTGGCGAGCGGCCGACTATGGAAATCGTCGGCGCCGCGGACAGTGACGACAGGCCAGGTCTCCTCGATGTCGGCCACCGTGCCGCGCTCGGCCGTCACGGTGACATTGCTCTGAAGGCCAGCCAGCGTGAGCACGATCCGAACGGGCGGCGCTTCCGAGGCCGCGAGCTCGACAGTGCTCCGATGCACCTGGAAGTTGCGTGCAGAAGCCTCGAGCCAATAGCGTCCCTCGGGCAGCCCGGCGATGGTGCACGCGCCGTCTGAGCCCGTGGTCGCCTGCTGCAGCACCACGCCGCTCGCGCCGCGCACCAGGAGCTGCGCTCCGGCAATCGTCCCGCCGGACTCTTCGACGACGACGACCCGCCGCTCGGTCTGCGCGCGGATCTCGGCAGTCGAGAACAAGACACCCACGAGCACCGCAACAGCGCCCGACAACAGCCTGGCAGAGACGTATCGAAAAACGAACATGAAACATGCCCCTCACGTTAGTGTGTGCTCGTTACATCGCAGCGGACAGTGGGGGCTGATCAGTTCCATCACGCCGCAGGTCCATAGAGAAGACCCGCTCGATCCAGAGAGCAGGTGCCGTGGAGAACCGCGGCAGGCGGTTCTCCATGGCGCGGCAGCAGAGGGGTTCGCGATCAGTTCTCTTCTCTTGTGGCTGAGACCTTGTTTCGCGGGATCGGATACGGCTTGTCGCCCATCAGGCCTTTCCACAGCACCCTATTGAATTGGGCCGTTGGCACCTGGTCGGCCTCCGAAAAGTCGAAACCGGCCGTGACCTTCTCCCAGTACGCGGCGTCGTGCTTAGGTGTAACGGTGGGTCCCGCCGCGAACCTCACGCCGCTGCCCGTCTCCGCCAACCCCAGCGTCGTCGTCGCCAGAGCGGTCGAAGCCTCGGCGGTATAGGTCCACGTGCCGGAAGAGCGGATGTCCAACACGTCGGTCATTGGCCGCTGGAACGCGGTGTTCAGGTTGATGTGCTCGGTGCCTAGAATGTCCTCAATGGTGCGCAGCGCATTGACCTGACTGTAGCGGGTGCTGACCACCGCGCCCTGCTTCACGTACGGGCCAACAACGAACGCCGTGCCGCGATGCGAATCCACGTGGTCGGGACCATCCTGCACGTCGTCTTCGATGATGATGAACAGGGTGTCGGCCGCATAGGGGCTGTTCGCCACGGCCTCGACCATCAGGCCCATGGAGTAGTCGCAATCGGCTTGCTGCGTCTCGGGCGTGTTCACGCCGCCGAGCGCGCTCCCGAAACTGCCCATGTGGTCGTGGCTGATGCGGACCAGTGACAGGCTGGGCAGATTTCCATTAGCCACGAACTGATCGAACTCCCGTTTCCACTCGTTGTAACGCCACAGATCCGGATAGGCCTGGTCGTAGCCGCGGAAGTAGAGATCGGTGAAGGGCGCCAGCGCCGGATCCAAGGGAGCGACCTGGACGATGCCGGCAGCGAACGGATCGGAAACTGGCTCGTCCTGGGTGCCGATGCTGCCGATGTTGTTTACGAGGAAGCCGTAGTTACGCACGGTTCCGCCAGCCTGCAGCACGGCATTGAAGATATAGCCATCCTCGGTGCCGAACGGTGCGTCGGTCGACGCATGATTGGCGGCTCCGGCCAGCAGATTCGTGGTACCACCGGGGAGATCTGCCGACGCATCACTGTAGTTCGTCGTGCCTTCCGGCCCGGACGCGGCGTCGCGCTCAGCCACGGTCGCGAAGTTGACCGGGACGTTGCGGTTCCTGCCTTCGGACTCATACGATAGGCCGCGGTTGACGGCAGCGTAGTTGATCTGCTGCGTCAGCGATTCGGTCTTGGTGACACGTCCTTGCAGGGACCATGACCAGCCGTCCATGCTCCCGTCGCCAGGGTTCATGAAGTTGTCCAGCGTCACGAATCCGGTGGCCAGTTCGTGATTGTTCGGGGTGATGGCTGCGCCAAACTGTGTGAGGCTGGGGTCGGCCTTCGCGCCGTTGGTCAGATCGCCCAGTATCTGATCGAAGGTGCGATTCTCCTTCACGACGTAGATCACATGCTTGATGCGCTCCCTGAGGAAGCGCATTACTCTGGCATCTCGCCGACTGTCCTCCGTCATGTAGAAGTTGTTTCTCGCGACCTGTTGTGTCGACTCCGCCAGCCCATGCGGGGTCGGCACGGGAGCGCTGACGAGTGATGCGCGCTCCAACTGGAATTGGTATTCATTCGACGCTCGCGACGCGGCCTCTGCGGCGTCATTGCCACCCGGATACTCGATGCTGGTCATGTCGGACGTCGCGCCGGACAGGTGGTTGGGGTTCGGTCCCGTGACGCTCTTGCCGCTGACGATGTACATGTGCGATCCGTCGGCGCTGAACGTGAGGTCATGCGGCTCATAGGCGGTCGGGATCAAACCGGTCACCCGGTTCGCCTTCCACCCGACCAGTGGGATCACAGCGATGGAGTTCGATCCGCTGTTGACGGCGTAGAGCGTGCGTCCGTTCGGAGAGATCGTCACCGCAGAAGTTCCGGCGCCGGTGTGCTTCCCGGGCAGCATGCCGGCGGGAGCGCGCGCATCGATCTTGGCCACCACCCGGTTGCTCAATGTGTCGATGACCGCAACCTGGTCGGCGTTGTCCTGCGCCACGTAGAGCCTCGGCTGCAATGCGTTGAGCGTCATCCCGAGCGCGTTGCCGTCGAGCTTGATGCGCTCGATCAGGCGGCCCTCGTTGGCAGAGGAGACGTCGACCACCACCACTTCTCGGTCGCGGTCCGATGACACATACGCGGTGCCGTTGCCCTTGATGACGACGCCGAAAGGAAAGGTGCCGCCTTTGTCTCCCTCCGCTCCCTCATTGTTGGGGAAATACGGGCGCAGATCGTGCTCGTAGCGGACGAGGCCCGAGGCCGTGTCGATCACGCTAATCGAGTCGTTGTAGTTGTTGGCCACAACCAGGGTCTTCCCGTCGGCCGAGATGTCCATACCACTGGCGTTGGGCTGCACGCCGAGGCCGACGCCTTTGTTGCGGTCGCTGCCGGTGGCGCCAGGGGCAACGTGACCCAGTGCGATCGGTGGAGCGGGCTCGAAGGTGTCCCCGGACTTGGTGTAGACGTAGACCGCGTCGTCGGCGCCGCCCGCTGCGTACAGCGTGTTACCGTCCGGCGCGAAGACGAGTCCCACGTGGGAGTTCACCTGCTGGAGCACCTGCCTGAGAACGGGCCTGGCTTCGTGGTCATCCTCCACGTCGTAGAGAAAGATGAATTGCGTCGAGGCGTCGACGTCGACAGTACCGTCGGGCTTGTAGAGCGAGTTCTGACCGGCCGTGATGATCGCCAGCGTCGTGCCGTCCGGGCTGAGCTGCGACCGCACGGCCTCGCCTGCAATGAAATCGGGGTAGTCAGGCAAGCCAGGATTTAGATACTGCTGGGCCGCATGGCGGAGAGCAGTCGGCGTGACGAATTGGCCGCTCGGGAGCTGAACGACGCGATGCCGCTTCCTACGATCATCATCACCTTGGTTGCGGTCGCGACGATCACGGTCTCGATGCTGCAAATCCCGATCTTGATGATCGTTCTCACGTTCCTGTAGATGGGCTTGCGCAGGCAGCGTAATGAATGCCGCCGACGTGAGCAGACCCAATGCGAGATGTAGCACTGAGCGCTTCATGGTGAATCCTTTCTAAGTTGAGGTCGGACCACTTCTCGAGCGACGCAACGGACACAATTCAAGGTGACCGATCGCAGATGTAACGGGAACCCAGGCTCTGCGGAATGCCGAGTGCATCGAACGATATGCCTGGTGTGTGACCGTACGGCGACCAACGAGACAACCGTCTGTAAACAAGCGAGGGACATGGTTTGGCTCGTACCGGCGTTGAACAGAGGTAACTGTCGAGTCGCAGCCCACAGTCGAGTCAGTCGATTCTTCGCTTCGATATACGGGCAGGTCTACTCCGCGACCGCGCGCGGCCTTCGAAGCCGGGACAGGCGTGAAGGTCGAGGCTCAGGCCGACGCGATTCTGGTGA contains:
- a CDS encoding beta-propeller fold lactonase family protein, whose product is MKRSVLHLALGLLTSAAFITLPAQAHLQERENDHQDRDLQHRDRDRRDRNQGDDDRRKRHRVVQLPSGQFVTPTALRHAAQQYLNPGLPDYPDFIAGEAVRSQLSPDGTTLAIITAGQNSLYKPDGTVDVDASTQFIFLYDVEDDHEARPVLRQVLQQVNSHVGLVFAPDGNTLYAAGGADDAVYVYTKSGDTFEPAPPIALGHVAPGATGSDRNKGVGLGVQPNASGMDISADGKTLVVANNYNDSISVIDTASGLVRYEHDLRPYFPNNEGAEGDKGGTFPFGVVIKGNGTAYVSSDRDREVVVVDVSSANEGRLIERIKLDGNALGMTLNALQPRLYVAQDNADQVAVIDTLSNRVVAKIDARAPAGMLPGKHTGAGTSAVTISPNGRTLYAVNSGSNSIAVIPLVGWKANRVTGLIPTAYEPHDLTFSADGSHMYIVSGKSVTGPNPNHLSGATSDMTSIEYPGGNDAAEAASRASNEYQFQLERASLVSAPVPTPHGLAESTQQVARNNFYMTEDSRRDARVMRFLRERIKHVIYVVKENRTFDQILGDLTNGAKADPSLTQFGAAITPNNHELATGFVTLDNFMNPGDGSMDGWSWSLQGRVTKTESLTQQINYAAVNRGLSYESEGRNRNVPVNFATVAERDAASGPEGTTNYSDASADLPGGTTNLLAGAANHASTDAPFGTEDGYIFNAVLQAGGTVRNYGFLVNNIGSIGTQDEPVSDPFAAGIVQVAPLDPALAPFTDLYFRGYDQAYPDLWRYNEWKREFDQFVANGNLPSLSLVRISHDHMGSFGSALGGVNTPETQQADCDYSMGLMVEAVANSPYAADTLFIIIEDDVQDGPDHVDSHRGTAFVVGPYVKQGAVVSTRYSQVNALRTIEDILGTEHINLNTAFQRPMTDVLDIRSSGTWTYTAEASTALATTTLGLAETGSGVRFAAGPTVTPKHDAAYWEKVTAGFDFSEADQVPTAQFNRVLWKGLMGDKPYPIPRNKVSATREEN